A genomic segment from Stegostoma tigrinum isolate sSteTig4 chromosome 1, sSteTig4.hap1, whole genome shotgun sequence encodes:
- the LOC125455061 gene encoding hematopoietic prostaglandin D synthase-like — translation MPNYKLTYFKIRGRAETARYIFAYSGINYQDNTIDIMDWPNIKKSLLFQQIPILNVDETEINQSTAIARYLARETGIAGKSNLEQAQVDAIVDTINDFMNMFPWTEKDPVVKQKITEDVFANKIPLFLDGLSKLLGDRMWFIGDSVTWADFHWAVCSITLTNLNVDILHNYPKLSALKERVEALPKIAAWIERRPKTPL, via the exons ATGCCAAACTACAAGTTGACCTACTTTAAAATAAGAGGGCGAGCTGAGACTGCTCGTTATATTTTTGCATACAGTGGAATAAACTACCAAGACAACACCATTGACATAATGGATTGGCCTAATATAAAAAAAT CTCTGCTCTTTCAACAAATTCCGATTCTGAATGTGGACGAAACTGAAATCAATCAGAGCACTGCTATTGCAAGATATTTGGCCAGAGAAACAG GCATAGCAGGAAAAAGTAACCTTGAACAAGCTCAAGTGGATGCCATTGTGGACACAATAAATGATTTCATGAATATGTTCCCCTGGACTGAAAAGGACCCAGTTGTGAAA CAAAAGATAACAGAAGATGTTTTTGCCAATAAAATCCCTTTGTTTCTGGATGGTTTGAGCAAACTTTTGGGAGACCGAATGTGGTTTATTGGTGATTCA GTTACTTGGGCTGATTTTCACTGGGCCGTCTGTTCCATCACCCTCACTAATCTAAATGTTGATATCTTGCACAACTATCCCAAGTTATCAGCTTTGAAAGAACGTGTGGAAGCTCTTCCTAAAATCGCAGCCTGGATAGAACGGAGACCAAAAACTCCATTGTAA